A genomic region of Lysinibacillus sp. 2017 contains the following coding sequences:
- a CDS encoding sulfite exporter TauE/SafE family protein produces the protein MDISITFILVIFALGFVGSFLSGLLGIGGAIIKFPMLLYIPPLFGLTAFTAHEVSGISAIEVFFASLAGVLAYRKGGYLNKELILYMGSAVLIGSFIGSFGSNLLTENGINIVYGVLALIAAVMMFVPRKNIDENVHQPIQFNRIVASILALIVGIGSGIVGAAGGFLLVPIMLTILKIPTRITIATSLAIAFISSIGSSVGKLLTGQIEYVPAFIMIVASLIAAPLGAKVGKKLNTKMLQMLLALMIAGTAIKIWIDILVK, from the coding sequence ATGGATATCTCGATCACATTTATCCTTGTCATATTTGCACTAGGGTTTGTCGGCTCTTTTTTATCAGGGTTACTAGGAATTGGGGGCGCGATTATTAAGTTCCCTATGCTTTTATATATTCCTCCCTTATTCGGTTTAACGGCCTTTACAGCACATGAAGTCTCAGGGATTAGTGCAATTGAAGTATTCTTCGCATCGCTTGCTGGAGTTTTAGCCTATCGAAAAGGTGGCTATTTGAATAAAGAACTCATTCTTTACATGGGGAGTGCCGTTTTAATAGGAAGTTTCATAGGAAGTTTCGGTTCCAACCTTTTAACTGAAAATGGCATAAACATCGTATATGGGGTCCTAGCCTTAATTGCAGCTGTGATGATGTTTGTTCCTCGAAAAAATATAGATGAAAATGTGCATCAACCAATTCAATTTAATCGTATAGTAGCGAGCATCCTTGCCTTAATAGTCGGAATTGGTTCGGGAATTGTCGGGGCTGCTGGTGGTTTTCTACTGGTGCCTATTATGCTCACTATTTTAAAAATTCCTACACGGATAACCATTGCCACAAGTTTAGCTATTGCATTTATTTCTTCAATAGGTAGCAGTGTCGGCAAACTTTTGACGGGACAAATCGAGTATGTACCGGCCTTCATTATGATAGTAGCGAGCTTAATAGCAGCGCCACTGGGGGCAAAGGTAGGAAAAAAACTGAATACGAAAATGTTGCAAATGTTATTAGCACTTATGATAGCAGGCACGGCAATTAAAATCTGGATTGATATTCTGGTGAAGTAA
- a CDS encoding metal-sensitive transcriptional regulator, with product MMYDDKVKLRLKKADGQLNAILRMMEEEKDCKDVITQLSAVRSAVDRTIGIIVAENLVDCISETQSKDEKDQLVKQAIELLVKSR from the coding sequence ATGATGTACGATGATAAGGTGAAATTGCGTTTAAAAAAAGCAGATGGTCAATTAAATGCTATCTTACGTATGATGGAAGAAGAAAAAGATTGTAAAGATGTGATTACCCAATTAAGTGCAGTTCGTTCAGCTGTTGATCGTACAATTGGCATTATCGTAGCAGAGAATTTAGTAGATTGCATCTCAGAAACGCAATCAAAAGACGAAAAAGATCAATTAGTCAAACAAGCGATTGAGTTATTAGTAAAAAGTCGATAA
- a CDS encoding GNAT family N-acetyltransferase, with translation MILETERLVLKPYEIEFADEIYEVVKHKEIADTMVMIPHPYPREVVDQWISYLQKSCERGTAFEFAIFLKGEEPRYIGNCGLVSISKNHRNAEVGYFIDVNEWGKGYATEACKKIIEYGFEEHQLNRICCMVRNSASRKVMEKSGMVWEGRLKQEFLKDDVYEDMDYLAILADEYYKS, from the coding sequence ATGATTTTAGAAACAGAACGATTAGTATTAAAACCATATGAAATCGAATTTGCAGATGAAATTTATGAGGTTGTCAAACATAAGGAAATTGCTGATACGATGGTGATGATTCCCCATCCCTATCCACGGGAAGTAGTGGATCAGTGGATTTCCTATTTACAAAAGAGCTGTGAGCGTGGAACGGCATTTGAATTTGCAATCTTTTTAAAAGGGGAAGAGCCTCGTTATATTGGAAATTGTGGTTTAGTGAGTATATCCAAAAATCATCGAAATGCAGAAGTAGGCTATTTTATCGATGTAAATGAATGGGGAAAGGGCTATGCAACTGAAGCATGTAAAAAAATAATAGAGTATGGATTTGAAGAGCATCAATTAAACAGAATTTGCTGTATGGTGAGAAATAGCGCTTCTCGAAAAGTTATGGAAAAGTCAGGAATGGTATGGGAAGGCCGTTTAAAACAAGAATTTTTGAAAGATGATGTTTATGAAGATATGGATTACTTAGCTATTTTGGCAGATGAGTATTATAAAAGTTAA
- a CDS encoding rhodanese-like domain-containing protein: MKTIQAQEVQEKLEAGEALKIIDVREVDEVEEGHIPGITNIPLGLLEFKMNELDKKESYIMVCRSGGRSSQATAFLESQGFDVTNMAGGMLAWNGEVK, translated from the coding sequence ATGAAAACAATTCAAGCACAAGAAGTTCAAGAAAAATTAGAGGCTGGAGAAGCGTTAAAAATAATCGATGTTCGTGAAGTAGACGAAGTTGAAGAAGGACATATTCCGGGCATTACTAACATCCCACTTGGTTTACTTGAATTTAAAATGAATGAGTTAGACAAAAAAGAATCTTATATTATGGTTTGCCGTTCAGGTGGTCGAAGTAGTCAAGCAACAGCATTTTTAGAATCTCAAGGATTTGATGTAACTAATATGGCTGGCGGAATGCTTGCTTGGAATGGCGAAGTCAAATAA
- a CDS encoding DsrE/DsrF/DrsH-like family protein: MSNKVAIIAANGGLFDAYKVFNIATAAAASEKEVAIFFTFEGLNLIHKGAMHNLEMPAGKEHFAQGFEKAQVPSIPQLVEMAQELGVKFIACQMTMDVMSLTNEDLVEGIETGGAVTFLEYAKDAAPTLTF, encoded by the coding sequence ATGTCAAACAAAGTAGCAATTATCGCAGCAAATGGTGGATTATTTGATGCATACAAAGTGTTCAACATTGCAACAGCAGCAGCCGCTTCTGAAAAAGAAGTAGCCATCTTCTTCACATTTGAAGGGTTAAATTTAATTCATAAAGGAGCAATGCACAACTTAGAAATGCCAGCTGGCAAAGAACATTTTGCTCAAGGTTTTGAAAAAGCACAGGTTCCATCTATTCCGCAATTAGTGGAAATGGCACAAGAGCTTGGCGTGAAATTTATTGCTTGTCAGATGACAATGGATGTTATGAGCTTAACAAATGAAGATTTAGTAGAGGGTATCGAAACCGGCGGCGCTGTTACATTTTTAGAATATGCAAAAGATGCTGCACCAACATTAACGTTCTAG
- a CDS encoding ABC transporter ATP-binding protein translates to MQITISIEDLTKQYGDKIVVDHVSLSIKEGELFGLLGVNGAGKTTLIKMLCGLTKPTSGLATIVGKDIIQQREQIKKVIAVSPQETAIAPNLTVRENLELMAGIHGFSKKEMKEKIQYIIEVFSLHPYEKQKSKTLSGGWQRKLSIALALITEPQILFLDEPTLGLDVLGRRELWAVIEQLKKTTTIVLTTHYLEEASSLCDRICVMKSGQVKAIGTVHELIDMTKTQNFEDAFVEIVTKEAIL, encoded by the coding sequence ATGCAAATAACCATTTCAATAGAGGATTTAACAAAACAATACGGAGATAAAATTGTTGTTGACCATGTCAGTCTTTCAATCAAAGAGGGGGAATTATTTGGATTACTTGGTGTCAATGGTGCAGGGAAAACAACCTTAATTAAAATGCTGTGTGGTTTAACAAAACCGACTAGCGGACTTGCAACTATTGTAGGGAAGGATATCATCCAACAACGAGAACAAATAAAAAAAGTAATCGCTGTATCTCCTCAAGAAACAGCAATCGCGCCAAATTTAACTGTCCGTGAAAATTTAGAGCTAATGGCAGGGATTCATGGCTTTTCTAAAAAAGAAATGAAAGAAAAAATTCAATATATAATAGAAGTTTTTTCCTTGCACCCGTATGAAAAGCAAAAGAGCAAAACGTTATCAGGTGGTTGGCAACGAAAACTGAGTATTGCCTTAGCGCTCATAACAGAACCGCAAATCTTATTTTTAGATGAGCCGACGTTAGGATTAGATGTTTTAGGACGACGCGAGCTTTGGGCAGTCATCGAACAACTTAAAAAGACGACAACCATCGTTTTGACAACGCATTATTTAGAAGAAGCGAGTAGCTTGTGTGACCGAATTTGTGTCATGAAGTCAGGTCAGGTCAAAGCAATTGGTACAGTTCACGAGTTAATCGACATGACGAAGACGCAAAACTTTGAAGACGCCTTTGTTGAAATTGTGACGAAGGAGGCGATCTTATGA
- a CDS encoding rhodanese-like domain-containing protein, with protein MSTVIIIAIVVVFFAWRLLPAKGINSITTAKLKEMLNDKDKLFIDVRTQGEYKARNIRQFKNMPLGSDYSKLPKDKEIVVICQSGMRSQQACKQLKKLGFEKVTNVRGGMSTY; from the coding sequence ATGAGTACAGTCATAATAATAGCGATAGTGGTAGTGTTTTTTGCGTGGCGTCTGTTGCCAGCTAAAGGCATAAACTCCATTACAACAGCCAAACTGAAAGAAATGCTAAACGATAAAGATAAATTATTTATCGATGTGCGTACACAAGGTGAATACAAAGCACGCAATATTCGCCAATTCAAAAATATGCCTCTTGGTTCTGATTATTCAAAATTACCAAAGGATAAAGAAATAGTGGTCATTTGCCAAAGTGGTATGCGTTCTCAACAAGCATGTAAACAATTAAAAAAATTAGGTTTTGAAAAAGTAACGAATGTCCGTGGTGGCATGAGTACTTATTAG
- a CDS encoding ABC transporter permease, translating to MRALIFANRVSKEIIRDPLSLFFGLAFPLILLFLLSAINNSIPVDLFNLASLAPGIAVFGLSFMAVFTAQVVSKDRASSFLTRLYTTPMTSNDFMLGYMMPLLIMSCVQVMVCMFVAVVMGLSFSYTIFLLIAVLVPVAFIYISIGLICGTLFSEKAAVGICGALLTNVSAWVSGIWFDLDLVGGLFRDIAYSLPFVHAVEMSKAALNGEVGDLFPHIWWVLGYTGVLVILSIIVFKEKSREM from the coding sequence ATGAGAGCGTTAATTTTTGCCAACCGCGTATCCAAAGAAATTATACGAGATCCGTTGTCATTGTTTTTTGGGTTGGCCTTTCCATTAATATTACTATTCTTGCTATCAGCAATTAATAATAGTATTCCCGTAGATTTATTTAATCTAGCGTCTCTCGCTCCAGGCATTGCGGTATTTGGGCTATCCTTTATGGCAGTATTTACAGCACAAGTTGTATCGAAGGACCGTGCCAGTTCATTTTTAACGCGGCTTTACACGACCCCGATGACTTCAAACGATTTTATGCTCGGTTATATGATGCCCCTACTTATCATGTCTTGTGTACAGGTAATGGTATGTATGTTCGTAGCAGTCGTAATGGGGCTGTCATTTTCATATACGATTTTCTTATTGATTGCCGTTTTAGTACCGGTCGCTTTTATTTATATTAGTATAGGGTTAATTTGCGGAACATTGTTTAGTGAAAAAGCAGCCGTAGGGATTTGCGGCGCATTATTGACAAACGTATCGGCGTGGGTTTCAGGTATTTGGTTTGATCTAGATTTAGTAGGAGGACTGTTTAGAGATATTGCCTATTCACTTCCATTTGTCCATGCAGTTGAAATGAGTAAAGCTGCGTTAAATGGGGAAGTAGGAGATTTGTTTCCACATATATGGTGGGTACTTGGCTATACAGGTGTACTTGTGATACTTTCGATTATTGTGTTTAAGGAGAAGTCGAGGGAAATGTAG
- a CDS encoding cytochrome c oxidase assembly protein: MNHITAVHHVDHTTTFSLSEMIPSLILSSLFCLLLLLYIGAVIFTNRRYKRWPLHRTVCWSIGTLLALIAVMGPVIYSQSDFTTHMLSHLLLGMLAPLLMVIAAPVTLLLRTLGTPKARRLSVLLKSWPSRIVTHPIFASIMNIGGLYVLYTTELFALMHTNGLVEFIVHFHVFFAGYLFTVSIIYFDPIPHRKSFLFRAIVFILALASHGILAKIIYGYPPVGVPFEQAELGAQIMYYGGDVIDAVIIIILCSQWFKAMRPRDVGAKQLDLIKVSETMD, encoded by the coding sequence ATGAATCATATAACGGCAGTACATCACGTCGATCATACAACAACATTTTCTTTATCTGAAATGATTCCTTCTCTCATTTTATCTTCACTCTTCTGTCTGTTATTACTTCTCTATATAGGAGCCGTTATTTTTACAAATCGACGGTATAAACGCTGGCCGCTTCATCGGACGGTTTGTTGGTCTATTGGGACGTTGTTGGCGTTAATTGCAGTGATGGGTCCAGTGATTTATAGCCAATCAGACTTCACAACGCATATGTTAAGTCATTTACTTTTAGGGATGTTAGCGCCACTATTAATGGTCATTGCAGCACCGGTAACATTACTCCTTCGTACATTAGGCACACCAAAAGCACGTAGACTTTCAGTTTTATTAAAAAGTTGGCCGAGTCGTATCGTTACACATCCAATCTTTGCATCTATTATGAATATTGGCGGACTTTACGTTTTGTATACAACGGAACTTTTTGCGCTCATGCATACAAATGGACTCGTTGAATTTATTGTACATTTTCATGTATTTTTCGCAGGCTATTTATTCACAGTGTCGATCATTTACTTTGATCCCATTCCCCATAGAAAATCCTTTTTATTTAGAGCGATTGTTTTCATTTTAGCGTTAGCGAGTCATGGAATATTGGCTAAGATTATTTATGGCTATCCGCCTGTAGGGGTACCTTTTGAGCAAGCTGAACTGGGAGCGCAGATTATGTATTATGGTGGAGATGTGATCGATGCAGTGATAATTATCATACTTTGTTCGCAATGGTTCAAAGCTATGAGACCGCGAGATGTGGGAGCAAAACAGTTGGATTTAATTAAAGTAAGTGAAACAATGGATTGA
- a CDS encoding MBL fold metallo-hydrolase produces the protein MAVNTWTAAQIARYVIDNKDLFVLDVRNHDAFADWKIEGHKFEYLNIPYFELLDGIEEILPQIPTNKEVLVVCAKEGSSLMIAEMLSDAGLEVAYLEGGMKSWSMYLEPIKVGDLTDGGELYQFVRLGKGCLSYMVISEGEAALIDAVRFTDVFTTFAESKGVKIKHVFDTHLHADHISGGRHIAKETGATYYLPPKDAEEVVYDYTSLSDGLVVQLGASKIEVGALYSPGHTIGSTSFVIDSKYLLTGDILFIDSIGRPDLAGLAEDWVSDLRDTLYRRYRTLADDLIVLPAHFMMIKELNEDGTVAKRLGNLFAENHGLNIEDEEVFRKMVTEGLPPQPNAYQEIRQVNMGKITPNEDEQTEMEIGPNRCAVR, from the coding sequence ATGGCAGTAAATACTTGGACAGCAGCTCAAATTGCGCGGTATGTCATTGACAACAAAGATTTATTTGTTTTAGATGTACGAAATCATGATGCATTTGCAGATTGGAAAATTGAAGGACACAAATTTGAATACTTAAATATTCCTTATTTTGAACTACTCGATGGCATAGAAGAAATTTTGCCGCAAATTCCAACAAATAAAGAAGTATTAGTTGTCTGTGCAAAAGAAGGCTCATCGCTCATGATCGCAGAAATGTTATCAGATGCAGGACTTGAAGTTGCATATCTTGAAGGCGGTATGAAATCTTGGTCGATGTACTTAGAGCCTATCAAAGTAGGTGACCTTACTGATGGCGGCGAATTGTATCAATTTGTACGTTTAGGGAAGGGTTGTCTTTCATACATGGTGATTTCTGAAGGGGAAGCAGCACTTATTGACGCTGTACGTTTTACAGATGTATTTACAACGTTTGCAGAAAGTAAAGGCGTGAAAATTAAGCACGTATTTGATACACATTTACATGCAGACCATATTTCAGGTGGCCGTCATATCGCAAAAGAGACGGGTGCAACATATTATTTACCACCAAAAGATGCAGAAGAAGTTGTGTATGATTACACATCACTAAGTGACGGTTTAGTAGTTCAGCTAGGGGCATCAAAAATAGAGGTTGGCGCACTTTATTCGCCAGGTCATACAATTGGTTCAACTTCCTTTGTAATCGATTCGAAATACTTATTAACAGGTGATATTTTATTCATCGATTCAATTGGTCGTCCTGATTTAGCAGGACTTGCCGAAGATTGGGTTAGTGATTTACGTGACACTTTATATCGCCGTTATCGAACATTGGCAGATGATTTAATCGTATTGCCGGCACACTTTATGATGATCAAAGAACTTAATGAAGATGGGACAGTAGCAAAACGATTAGGAAATCTGTTTGCTGAAAACCACGGTTTAAATATTGAGGATGAAGAGGTATTCCGCAAAATGGTTACAGAAGGGCTTCCACCACAGCCAAATGCGTACCAGGAAATCCGACAAGTTAATATGGGGAAAATCACACCAAATGAAGATGAACAAACGGAAATGGAGATTGGACCAAATCGTTGCGCTGTGCGCTAA
- a CDS encoding sulfurtransferase TusA family protein: MNSTKSLDVKGLACPMPIVRTKKAMDTMKSGEVLEVLVTDKGALNDIPAWATSVGNKVIEQKVEADVLTFYIQKA; encoded by the coding sequence ATGAATAGCACAAAATCTTTAGACGTAAAAGGATTAGCATGTCCTATGCCAATCGTTAGAACAAAAAAAGCGATGGATACTATGAAATCTGGCGAAGTATTAGAAGTGCTCGTTACAGATAAAGGGGCACTAAATGATATCCCAGCATGGGCAACTTCTGTTGGAAATAAAGTAATCGAACAAAAAGTAGAGGCAGATGTGCTGACCTTCTACATTCAAAAAGCATAA
- a CDS encoding DUF2243 domain-containing protein produces the protein MNLSNYSSRNFWSGLLFGVGLIAFVDEAVFHQLLHWHHFYDKSTTDIGLISDGLFHALSWFATIAGLFLFADIRRRNGFWLARWLGGLFIGIGGFQLYDGIIQHKLMRLHQIRYVENVIVYDIVWNVIAIILLLIGIYFMKRKPNHKGHLK, from the coding sequence TTGAATCTATCTAACTATTCAAGCCGTAATTTTTGGTCGGGTTTATTATTTGGAGTGGGGTTAATAGCTTTCGTAGATGAGGCTGTTTTTCATCAGCTTTTGCACTGGCATCATTTTTATGACAAATCTACAACGGATATAGGTTTGATTTCTGATGGTTTGTTTCATGCTTTAAGCTGGTTTGCCACGATTGCAGGCCTATTTTTATTTGCTGATATTCGTCGTCGAAATGGATTTTGGTTAGCAAGGTGGCTGGGTGGATTATTCATAGGAATAGGCGGCTTTCAATTATATGACGGAATTATCCAACATAAATTGATGCGGCTCCATCAAATACGATATGTTGAAAATGTCATTGTATATGATATTGTTTGGAATGTTATCGCGATTATTCTTTTATTAATTGGCATTTATTTTATGAAAAGAAAACCGAACCATAAAGGACATCTAAAATGA
- a CDS encoding GNAT family N-acetyltransferase, translating to MENKNLLMIKHSQLESERVLLRPISLDDAEDMYEYHSDEETTRFIFDQHKDLVQTKNMMANYYLKEPIGKYAIVLKESSKMIGIVEFRVHEHNQNGEFGFTLNRQFWGNGYMTEACKPILDLAFNVLGLERVYAEHDVRNPASGKVLIRLGMTCDGILRKNHMVKGFLTDSAHYSILKEEFKNLSKNEQ from the coding sequence ATGGAAAATAAAAACCTTTTAATGATTAAACACAGTCAATTGGAGAGCGAACGCGTCCTTCTACGTCCAATTTCACTTGATGATGCTGAAGATATGTATGAATATCATTCAGACGAAGAAACGACACGTTTTATTTTTGACCAACACAAGGATTTAGTTCAAACAAAAAATATGATGGCTAACTATTATTTAAAAGAGCCAATCGGTAAGTATGCCATCGTATTAAAAGAAAGCAGTAAAATGATTGGGATAGTCGAGTTCAGAGTACATGAACACAATCAAAATGGAGAATTTGGGTTTACTTTAAATAGACAATTCTGGGGCAATGGCTACATGACAGAAGCTTGTAAACCAATACTAGATTTAGCTTTCAATGTACTAGGTTTGGAGCGCGTTTATGCTGAACATGACGTTCGTAATCCCGCATCTGGAAAAGTCTTAATTCGCTTAGGCATGACATGTGATGGAATCCTTCGAAAAAACCATATGGTAAAGGGCTTCCTAACTGATAGTGCCCATTATTCTATTTTGAAAGAGGAATTTAAAAATCTCTCAAAAAACGAACAATAG
- a CDS encoding sulfurtransferase TusA family protein, which translates to MVQSDVQLDAKGLACPMPIIKTKKAMQELTEGQVLEVQATDKGSVADLAAWCKAVGHQYIGSREENGVLFHYVRKCNPETSDKLEKTFEDTISNEEALKASGLILDVREAAEFAFGHIPGAKSIPLGELADRLDELHKEEPVYVICRTGTRSDLAAKQLATAGFKYVRNVLPGMNAYNGELKKEVK; encoded by the coding sequence ATGGTTCAATCAGATGTTCAATTAGATGCGAAAGGCTTAGCCTGCCCGATGCCGATTATTAAAACAAAAAAAGCAATGCAAGAACTTACAGAAGGTCAAGTATTAGAAGTACAAGCTACAGATAAAGGCTCCGTGGCTGATTTAGCTGCTTGGTGTAAAGCCGTTGGACATCAATATATTGGCTCTCGTGAAGAGAATGGAGTTCTCTTTCATTATGTTCGCAAATGTAATCCAGAAACAAGTGACAAATTAGAAAAAACATTTGAGGATACAATTTCAAACGAGGAAGCACTGAAAGCATCTGGTCTAATTTTAGATGTCCGTGAAGCTGCCGAGTTTGCATTCGGTCATATTCCAGGAGCGAAGTCAATTCCATTAGGGGAATTAGCGGACCGATTAGACGAACTTCATAAAGAAGAACCGGTTTACGTGATTTGCCGTACAGGCACACGTTCAGATTTAGCAGCAAAACAGCTTGCAACAGCGGGCTTCAAATATGTTAGAAATGTTTTACCAGGCATGAATGCATATAACGGTGAACTAAAGAAAGAGGTTAAATAA
- a CDS encoding catalase codes for MKKNEKIEQLKQFTVTDEGQALTTNHGVKLSEDEHSLKSGERGPTLMEDFHFREKMTHFDHERIPERVVHARGTAAHGIFESYEDASDITMAHFLGEKGRQTPVFVRFSTVAGSRGSADSVRDARGFATKFYTQEGNYDLVGNNIPVFFIQDAIKFPDFVHAVKPEPHNEIPQAQSAHDTFWDFVVNNQETAHMVMWHMSDRAIPKSLRLMEGFGVNTFRFVNEKGEPHFVKFHWKPVLGVHAFVWDEAQKIAGKDPDYHRRDLFDNIETGNYPEFELCVQLIAQEDEFNFDFDILDPTKLWPEEIVPLRKLGKMTLNRNVDNFFAETEQVAFHAGQVVPGIDFSNDPLLQGRLFSYTDTQLIRLGGPNFHELPINRSVCPFHNNQRDGYNRMTINRGRVAYGENQIQNNTPHTVDEKDGGYVHYEEKVEGRKVRTRSESFEDHFTQARQFWLSQTPVEQTHIINAFSFELGKVETLEIRKAAVDMFAQVDKAMAEQIAANIGVIPPTESIKQVKDSQPSKALSMLADPVLFVETKKVGIIMNENSDLTQILQVLENKGIVAELISDKQGIIRNQLIDHTFDTASPVLYDGLIVATTFDNVVTKRKQKMFIDEIYNHYKPLGYLIEDTADLPYQTSPGVELTIDSFVNALKIGRHFKREDAIG; via the coding sequence ATGAAGAAAAATGAAAAAATTGAGCAGCTAAAACAATTTACGGTAACAGATGAGGGGCAAGCGTTAACAACCAATCATGGAGTTAAGTTAAGCGAGGATGAACATTCACTAAAGTCAGGGGAACGCGGTCCCACATTAATGGAGGACTTTCATTTTCGTGAAAAAATGACACATTTCGACCATGAGCGTATTCCTGAACGTGTCGTACATGCAAGAGGAACAGCAGCACACGGGATTTTTGAAAGCTATGAGGATGCTTCAGATATTACAATGGCGCATTTCTTAGGAGAGAAAGGTCGTCAAACTCCCGTATTTGTACGCTTTTCTACCGTTGCAGGTTCTCGTGGCTCGGCAGACTCAGTTCGTGACGCACGTGGTTTTGCTACAAAGTTTTATACACAAGAAGGAAATTATGATTTAGTTGGCAATAATATTCCAGTGTTTTTCATTCAAGATGCCATTAAATTTCCGGATTTTGTCCATGCAGTAAAACCCGAACCACATAATGAGATTCCTCAAGCGCAAAGTGCACACGATACGTTTTGGGATTTTGTTGTGAATAATCAGGAAACCGCACATATGGTGATGTGGCATATGTCGGACCGAGCAATTCCAAAAAGTTTGCGTTTAATGGAAGGCTTTGGCGTTAATACGTTTCGCTTTGTAAACGAAAAAGGGGAACCACATTTTGTGAAATTCCATTGGAAACCTGTATTAGGTGTACATGCATTTGTTTGGGATGAGGCGCAAAAAATTGCAGGTAAAGACCCAGATTATCATCGTCGAGATTTATTCGATAATATTGAAACTGGAAATTATCCTGAGTTTGAACTATGTGTACAATTAATTGCACAAGAAGACGAATTTAATTTTGACTTTGATATATTAGATCCAACAAAACTGTGGCCAGAAGAAATTGTGCCACTGCGCAAGCTTGGTAAAATGACATTAAATCGTAATGTCGATAATTTCTTTGCTGAAACAGAACAGGTTGCTTTTCATGCTGGACAGGTCGTACCAGGAATTGACTTTTCAAACGATCCATTATTACAAGGACGTCTATTCTCATATACCGATACACAGTTAATTCGACTAGGAGGACCTAACTTCCACGAGCTTCCGATTAACCGCTCCGTATGTCCTTTCCATAATAACCAACGAGATGGTTATAATCGAATGACGATTAATCGTGGCCGTGTCGCTTATGGTGAAAATCAGATACAAAATAACACACCGCATACAGTCGATGAAAAAGATGGCGGTTATGTACACTATGAGGAAAAAGTTGAAGGAAGAAAAGTACGCACACGCAGTGAATCTTTTGAAGATCATTTTACGCAAGCACGTCAATTTTGGTTAAGTCAAACACCAGTTGAACAAACGCATATAATTAATGCTTTTAGCTTTGAATTAGGTAAAGTTGAAACTTTAGAAATTCGCAAAGCAGCTGTCGATATGTTCGCACAGGTAGACAAAGCAATGGCAGAACAAATTGCTGCTAACATTGGGGTTATACCACCAACAGAATCTATTAAACAGGTTAAAGATTCCCAACCTTCGAAAGCGTTAAGTATGCTAGCCGACCCTGTCCTATTTGTGGAAACTAAAAAAGTGGGTATCATTATGAATGAAAATAGTGATTTAACTCAAATTTTACAGGTACTCGAAAATAAAGGCATAGTAGCTGAATTAATTAGTGACAAGCAAGGGATAATTAGAAACCAATTAATCGATCATACTTTTGATACAGCTTCACCGGTCCTTTATGATGGTTTAATTGTAGCAACCACTTTTGATAATGTAGTAACGAAGCGTAAACAGAAAATGTTTATCGATGAAATATACAACCATTATAAACCGTTGGGCTATTTAATAGAAGATACTGCAGATTTACCATATCAAACTTCACCAGGTGTAGAGCTAACAATTGATTCGTTTGTGAACGCATTAAAAATTGGACGACACTTTAAGCGAGAAGATGCAATAGGGTAA
- a CDS encoding helix-turn-helix domain-containing protein has translation MINMNLKKLRMHHKLTQEELAFQLNVSRQVIAKWEKGESSPDLEHCQALAKLYNVTLDNLVNFDGEATDVMVPPKGKHFFGVAKMGERGQIVIPKKARDVFSIKPGDSLIFLGDEERGLAIVPEQMMNDFLNLLKTPLNVEDE, from the coding sequence ATGATAAATATGAATTTAAAAAAATTGAGAATGCACCATAAACTAACGCAAGAAGAATTGGCTTTCCAACTAAATGTCTCGAGACAAGTCATTGCGAAATGGGAGAAGGGCGAATCGTCACCAGACCTCGAACACTGTCAGGCACTCGCAAAATTATACAATGTGACGCTAGATAATTTAGTGAATTTTGATGGGGAAGCTACCGATGTGATGGTTCCACCAAAAGGAAAACACTTTTTTGGTGTGGCAAAAATGGGGGAGCGCGGACAAATCGTGATTCCTAAAAAAGCACGCGATGTTTTTTCCATCAAGCCTGGAGATTCCCTCATCTTTTTAGGCGATGAAGAACGAGGACTTGCCATTGTACCAGAGCAAATGATGAATGACTTTTTAAACTTATTGAAAACGCCATTAAATGTGGAGGACGAATGA